From Humisphaera borealis, the proteins below share one genomic window:
- the gluQRS gene encoding tRNA glutamyl-Q(34) synthetase GluQRS: MDITRLAPSPTGALHLGNARTFLINWLLARKQHWRVVLRVEDLDGPRIKPGSEAGLLEDLRWLGLDWDQGPTRQSDRGDAYLAALSQLTDAGLAYPCVCTRKEIELAASAPHADDGSSIYPGTCRGRFATIAAARADTGREPAIRFRIPDDSSSIITWTDRFAGECTIDARTLGDFVIAKADGTAAYQLAVVVDDAAAGVTQVVRGNDLIESTPRQVLLYRALNLANQLPHYGHAPLVVGADGRRLAKRHGDSRLNYYRSQGVPPGRILALLGRWLGINDVTDHATIADLLTLFKPESLPTEPIVFTQQDDDWLKSR; encoded by the coding sequence ATGGATATCACCCGACTGGCTCCGTCGCCCACCGGCGCCCTGCACCTGGGCAACGCGCGAACCTTTCTGATCAACTGGCTCCTGGCGCGAAAGCAGCATTGGCGTGTTGTATTGCGGGTGGAAGATCTCGACGGCCCGCGGATCAAACCAGGGTCCGAAGCCGGACTGCTTGAAGACCTCCGCTGGCTCGGCCTGGACTGGGACCAGGGCCCCACCCGGCAGTCCGATCGCGGGGACGCCTATCTCGCAGCCCTAAGCCAGCTGACCGATGCGGGCCTGGCCTACCCCTGCGTTTGTACGCGAAAAGAGATTGAACTAGCGGCGAGCGCTCCCCACGCCGACGACGGTTCGTCGATCTACCCCGGAACTTGCCGCGGTCGATTTGCGACCATTGCCGCCGCCCGTGCCGACACCGGCCGCGAGCCGGCCATCCGGTTTCGCATTCCCGACGACTCGTCTTCCATCATTACCTGGACGGATCGCTTCGCCGGCGAATGCACAATCGATGCACGCACGCTCGGCGATTTCGTCATCGCCAAGGCCGACGGCACCGCCGCGTATCAACTGGCGGTTGTCGTCGACGACGCGGCGGCCGGTGTGACACAGGTGGTTCGCGGCAACGACCTGATCGAATCCACCCCGAGACAGGTTCTGCTATACCGCGCGCTCAATCTGGCAAACCAACTGCCTCACTATGGCCACGCGCCGCTGGTCGTCGGTGCCGACGGCAGGCGACTCGCCAAGCGGCACGGCGATTCGCGCCTCAACTACTATCGCTCGCAAGGCGTACCACCCGGCCGGATACTGGCACTGCTCGGCCGATGGCTCGGCATCAATGATGTAACCGACCACGCGACGATCGCCGACCTGCTGACCCTATTCAAACCGGAATCTCTTCCGACCGAGCCAATCGTGTTTACACAGCAGGATGACGACTGGCTGAAAAGCCGGTGA
- a CDS encoding HTH domain-containing protein, translating into MARTANTSTLNILDLERVLNERKRLLDKLLKKRTKAQAKVDAVDAEIAKVSGGAISLGGRGPGSRAHNDRPLPDYIEEVLAKNGKPMKVGDIMAGVQAAGYKSNSKSFKNIVNQQLIKERKRFNQVSRGLYGLLKK; encoded by the coding sequence ATGGCACGCACAGCGAACACTTCGACTTTGAATATTCTGGATCTCGAGCGCGTACTCAACGAACGCAAGCGGCTGCTGGACAAGCTGCTGAAAAAGCGGACCAAGGCGCAGGCCAAGGTTGATGCGGTGGACGCCGAGATCGCAAAGGTATCGGGCGGCGCGATCAGCCTCGGTGGCCGTGGGCCGGGCAGCCGTGCTCATAACGATCGCCCGCTTCCGGATTACATTGAAGAAGTCCTCGCCAAGAATGGCAAGCCGATGAAGGTCGGCGACATCATGGCTGGTGTGCAGGCGGCCGGGTACAAGAGCAACAGCAAGTCATTTAAGAATATTGTCAACCAGCAGCTGATCAAGGAACGCAAGCGTTTCAATCAGGTCAGCCGCGGGCTGTACGGCCTGCTGAAGAAGTAA
- a CDS encoding ASCH domain-containing protein, translating into MGLLFFKKPMQQAILAGRKVTTIRRWSRPRVKAGGKAWAQGVGWLAIEAVEVIDLRGMTRRDAQADGLPTLAALRAILRECYPAPGRDGKKWLRIRFRLLDAPPPAAKERRVTGADSEKQKEPRTK; encoded by the coding sequence ATGGGACTGCTCTTTTTCAAGAAGCCGATGCAGCAGGCGATCCTGGCTGGTCGCAAGGTGACGACGATCCGTCGCTGGAGCCGTCCCCGCGTGAAGGCCGGCGGAAAGGCGTGGGCTCAGGGCGTCGGCTGGCTCGCGATTGAGGCCGTCGAGGTGATCGATCTTCGCGGGATGACCAGGCGTGACGCACAGGCCGATGGACTGCCGACGCTGGCCGCGCTGCGTGCGATACTCAGGGAGTGTTATCCGGCACCGGGTCGCGACGGGAAGAAATGGCTTCGAATCCGCTTCCGCCTGCTCGACGCGCCACCGCCTGCGGCGAAGGAGAGAAGAGTGACAGGCGCGGATTCAGAAAAGCAGAAAGAGCCGCGCACGAAGTAA
- a CDS encoding alpha-ketoglutarate-dependent dioxygenase AlkB, whose amino-acid sequence MDDFVYKKAFLDEPEQIAVVETVRGLTPGFYIPRTRWGKAMSLRMNCLGRHWSARDYKYHTVRKDVDGLACAPIPDALQMLGQRAIVATRYLPQGLVRPFDSCIVNWYPEAGSKLGDHVDNSESPEAIASGYPVVSISVGASCVFRMGGLSRTDPYEQTTLESGDLVVFGRSRRLAYHGVKKIIPGTTPATLPLPEPGRINLTFRIV is encoded by the coding sequence ATGGATGACTTCGTTTACAAGAAGGCCTTCCTCGACGAACCCGAACAGATCGCCGTTGTCGAGACGGTCCGCGGGCTGACGCCCGGCTTCTACATTCCGCGAACCCGCTGGGGCAAGGCGATGAGCCTGCGAATGAACTGCCTCGGCCGCCACTGGTCGGCACGCGACTACAAGTATCACACCGTGCGCAAGGATGTAGACGGCCTGGCCTGTGCGCCGATCCCCGACGCGCTGCAAATGCTCGGACAGCGGGCGATTGTCGCCACCCGCTACCTGCCCCAGGGCCTCGTGCGCCCGTTCGACAGTTGCATCGTCAACTGGTACCCGGAGGCCGGGAGCAAGCTCGGCGACCACGTCGATAACAGCGAATCGCCGGAGGCGATCGCGTCGGGCTATCCGGTGGTATCCATCTCGGTCGGCGCATCGTGCGTTTTCCGCATGGGCGGGCTGTCCCGGACCGACCCTTACGAGCAGACCACGCTCGAATCCGGCGACCTGGTCGTCTTTGGCCGATCGCGACGACTGGCTTACCACGGGGTCAAGAAGATCATTCCCGGGACGACCCCGGCAACACTTCCACTACCCGAGCCGGGGCGGATTAATCTTACCTTCCGGATTGTATGA
- a CDS encoding GTPase, with product MTAALLTPPGAAAIAVVRIHGSGVGPFLAAHFSGRARIGRAVHGQLSDGNKVIDDPVVVLVDSCTADLNVHGGPWVVRATLDLLGRCGFAVESLATGAAQQASPAGGQAAAIHLAETSDALSREVLAALPHARTELAVRVVLAQPAAWEALLRSPPGREVIEALLADRTMQRILLTPTVAIVGPANVGKSTLANRLFGRQRSITADLPGTTRDWVGELANLEGVAVMLVDTPGIRRSDDVIEQTAIANAKDRVSTADAVVVVLDGARPFDDEQADVLRHHRGAIVAVNKSDVAPAWDVKLLGTDALPIAARTGTGIDRLTRAILVRLGCLDLRIDSPRCWTPRQREILHAIG from the coding sequence ATGACCGCCGCACTGCTCACACCTCCAGGCGCCGCAGCGATCGCTGTCGTTCGCATCCATGGGAGCGGCGTCGGGCCGTTCCTTGCCGCGCACTTTTCCGGCCGGGCACGCATCGGCCGGGCCGTTCACGGACAGCTCAGCGACGGCAACAAGGTGATCGACGATCCGGTGGTCGTTCTGGTCGATTCCTGTACGGCCGACCTGAACGTCCACGGCGGACCCTGGGTTGTGCGGGCCACACTCGATCTGCTGGGCCGCTGCGGTTTCGCGGTCGAATCGCTGGCAACCGGGGCCGCGCAACAGGCTTCGCCCGCCGGGGGTCAGGCCGCCGCGATCCATCTCGCCGAAACGTCTGACGCGCTATCGCGGGAAGTACTCGCCGCCCTGCCGCACGCGCGGACTGAACTGGCCGTTCGCGTGGTGCTGGCCCAGCCGGCGGCGTGGGAGGCGCTGTTACGATCGCCGCCAGGCCGTGAGGTCATCGAAGCGTTGCTCGCCGATCGCACCATGCAGCGGATCCTTCTGACGCCGACGGTAGCCATCGTCGGGCCGGCCAACGTGGGGAAGTCCACACTCGCGAACCGGCTTTTCGGCCGGCAGCGGTCGATCACGGCCGACCTTCCGGGCACGACGCGCGACTGGGTGGGAGAGCTTGCCAATCTTGAGGGGGTCGCCGTCATGCTGGTCGATACGCCGGGCATCCGCCGAAGCGATGACGTCATCGAACAGACCGCGATCGCCAACGCGAAGGACCGGGTCTCCACGGCTGACGCGGTGGTGGTCGTGCTCGACGGCGCACGGCCTTTCGACGACGAGCAGGCCGACGTCCTGCGGCACCACCGGGGCGCAATCGTCGCGGTGAACAAGTCGGACGTCGCGCCGGCGTGGGACGTCAAGCTTCTGGGCACCGACGCGCTGCCCATCGCCGCCAGGACCGGGACCGGCATTGATCGACTGACCCGCGCCATCTTGGTACGGCTCGGCTGCCTTGACCTGCGAATCGATTCCCCACGTTGCTGGACGCCCCGGCAGCGTGAGATATTGCACGCCATCGGCTGA
- the prmC gene encoding peptide chain release factor N(5)-glutamine methyltransferase, which produces MQRAVERWTVRRILEWTTAFFNRKTVDAPRLSAELLLSHVLNQPRIKLYTDYERPLTDAELSAFRDLVKRAGEHEPIAYLTGKAYFFGLELAVTRDVLIPRPDTETLVENVLQMARMETGKESPRVLDLCTGSGCIACAIAKQLKTSQVLAVDLSPAAVEVARRNVELLGLSDRVTVEQGDLYEPLSRVVDARPFDLIVANPPYIASADIAALDPSVKNFEPVSALDGGADGLDLHRRILDQADDRLVPGGRIYLEIAFNQGEQAMALVATYDQLESATLLKDYGGNDRVISARRK; this is translated from the coding sequence ATGCAGCGAGCTGTTGAGCGATGGACCGTTCGGCGAATTCTCGAATGGACGACCGCATTCTTTAATCGTAAGACCGTCGATGCCCCGCGCCTCTCGGCCGAGCTGTTGTTGTCGCACGTGCTCAACCAGCCGCGGATCAAGCTTTACACCGACTACGAACGTCCGCTGACCGACGCCGAGCTGTCGGCATTCCGCGATTTGGTCAAGCGCGCCGGCGAGCACGAGCCGATCGCCTACCTGACCGGCAAGGCCTATTTCTTCGGGCTCGAGCTGGCCGTCACCCGCGACGTGCTGATCCCTCGCCCGGATACCGAGACGCTGGTCGAAAACGTCCTGCAGATGGCGCGGATGGAAACCGGCAAGGAGTCGCCGCGCGTCCTGGACCTGTGCACCGGCTCGGGCTGCATCGCGTGCGCGATCGCCAAACAGCTCAAGACGTCACAGGTGCTGGCGGTCGATCTCAGCCCGGCGGCGGTCGAAGTGGCTCGCCGCAATGTCGAATTGCTCGGGTTGTCCGACCGGGTGACCGTCGAGCAGGGAGACCTCTACGAACCGCTGTCCCGCGTGGTGGACGCCCGGCCGTTCGACCTGATTGTCGCCAACCCGCCTTACATTGCATCGGCCGACATCGCCGCGCTGGACCCGAGCGTGAAGAACTTCGAACCGGTCAGCGCGCTCGACGGCGGCGCCGACGGGCTGGACCTGCACCGCCGCATCCTCGACCAGGCCGACGACCGGCTGGTGCCCGGCGGGCGCATTTACCTGGAAATCGCGTTCAACCAGGGCGAACAGGCGATGGCGCTGGTGGCGACCTACGACCAGCTGGAAAGCGCCACCCTACTGAAAGACTACGGCGGCAATGACCGGGTGATCTCCGCCCGCCGCAAATGA
- a CDS encoding CehA/McbA family metallohydrolase domain-containing protein, whose product MAEAAGVSADTTAERNDVRMMRDYRYDLNGESLRIWRGEFHRHTELSPDGGGDGGLLDMWRYAIDAAAFDWIGDGDHDYGNGREYSWWTTQKAVTLFTLPGHFVPVYSYERSVVYPEGHRNCMFAQRGVRSLPRLPISSPDKFAPAPDTNLLYMYLHHFKGLCASHTSATQMGTDWRNNDPIVEPFVEIYQGDRNNYERPDAPRSAVTEAKLKQSTPEKESLGGWRPLGFVNLALLKGYRLAFQSSSDHISTHLSYCNVLISGEPTREAILDAIRKRRVYGATDNILADVRCRTGGTDHLMGEEFTTTDAPALRVKIVGAKNIAKVVIVKDDVVVHEITPNTRQVEFTWTDPKPTAGKTSYYYVRGEQAPDMDGASSGELVWASPMWIKYDGK is encoded by the coding sequence GTGGCCGAAGCGGCAGGCGTCAGCGCCGACACCACTGCCGAACGCAACGACGTCAGGATGATGCGCGACTACCGCTACGACCTGAACGGCGAATCGCTGCGGATCTGGCGCGGCGAGTTCCACCGCCATACCGAGCTTTCGCCCGACGGCGGCGGCGACGGCGGTCTGCTCGACATGTGGCGATACGCGATCGATGCCGCCGCATTCGACTGGATCGGCGACGGCGACCACGACTACGGCAACGGCCGCGAATACTCCTGGTGGACCACGCAGAAAGCCGTCACGCTCTTTACCCTGCCGGGGCACTTCGTGCCCGTCTACAGCTACGAGCGCTCGGTCGTCTACCCTGAAGGCCATCGCAACTGCATGTTCGCCCAGCGCGGCGTGCGGTCGCTGCCTCGACTGCCGATCTCGTCGCCCGACAAGTTCGCGCCGGCACCCGACACCAACCTCCTCTACATGTACCTTCACCACTTCAAGGGCCTCTGCGCCAGCCATACCTCGGCCACGCAGATGGGCACCGACTGGCGCAACAACGACCCGATCGTCGAACCGTTCGTCGAGATCTACCAGGGCGACCGCAACAACTACGAGCGGCCGGACGCCCCGCGCTCGGCCGTCACCGAGGCGAAGCTCAAGCAGTCCACGCCCGAAAAGGAAAGCCTCGGCGGTTGGCGGCCACTGGGCTTCGTCAACCTCGCCCTGCTCAAGGGTTATCGCCTGGCATTCCAGAGCAGCAGCGATCACATCTCGACCCACCTGAGCTACTGCAACGTGCTCATCAGCGGCGAGCCGACCCGCGAAGCCATTCTCGACGCGATCCGCAAACGTCGGGTTTACGGTGCGACCGACAACATCCTGGCGGATGTCCGCTGCCGGACCGGCGGCACCGATCACCTGATGGGCGAAGAGTTCACGACGACCGATGCCCCGGCGCTGCGGGTGAAGATCGTCGGCGCGAAGAACATCGCCAAGGTCGTCATCGTCAAGGACGATGTCGTGGTACACGAGATCACCCCCAACACCCGGCAGGTCGAGTTCACCTGGACCGATCCCAAGCCCACCGCCGGCAAGACCAGCTACTACTACGTACGTGGCGAGCAGGCACCTGACATGGACGGTGCCAGCAGCGGCGAACTGGTCTGGGCGTCTCCGATGTGGATCAAGTATGACGGCAAGTAA
- a CDS encoding TolB family protein — MLRQHVAPWVAALVLWSGSFTTLFGADANAVSLRIRFGMKDKEPTDWSGKLDVAAGKVREISGTRWTQGDSADGAAFKVQTRRQPVQGSADKQRIDNGGQMPMTDNGLVVTLQDVQPETPITFDSLVGKTTFKLSAIPMGKGMEALNGNLFIERVPSTSPLAEGTQDEDYPAIATGKNGTAYLVYLSFTRGKDFQGVRERPATLESGPNTGPLQEGPIRKIEKPQDLDYLTQPTGGEVVYLRVGRNGTWGEPIAVTDGKHEYYRPAVAVDGNGKVWVFYSAHLGADATLDHGNWELMARSFDADGKSGGAPINLSNGAGTDFMPSAATAADGRVWLAWVAGRGANFNVVTAHQEGEKFSAPARVSDFAANEWEPNVAAAADGRVAVAWDTYVKGDYDVYISVTGKDGAPGKPQAAAATAAFEGRASMAFDQAGKLWLAYEASPEMWGKDFGALKKKGAPLYQQGRYVDVRAMTPEGVWMEPAANLMDAMPETAAAQRGGKGAKGAAAKGPNPRVQTAIAPCYPRISVDSAGHVFLAFRGKPGSNWRVGVGSVWNEYLTRLDANGWSEAAWVPRSNNILDNRPAIAATGDGVLVAFSGDGRGEINPPKVGDPHQAGAEAGITDDGAAALNDPASNDDVVLVQAPPAGGEKLEPARPKKNAGRKNAGGRRAGQQDPNNDIFITTLSASDSAAPPARPRSSPRRWPKRQASAPTPLPNATTSG, encoded by the coding sequence ATGTTACGTCAGCATGTTGCGCCGTGGGTCGCCGCATTGGTGTTGTGGTCGGGTTCGTTCACGACCCTTTTCGGAGCCGACGCGAATGCCGTCTCTCTTCGAATCCGCTTCGGAATGAAGGACAAGGAGCCGACCGACTGGAGCGGAAAACTCGACGTCGCCGCCGGCAAGGTTCGCGAGATCAGCGGCACCCGCTGGACGCAGGGCGATTCGGCCGACGGGGCGGCTTTCAAGGTGCAGACGCGCCGCCAGCCGGTCCAGGGCTCGGCCGACAAACAGCGCATCGACAACGGCGGGCAGATGCCGATGACCGACAACGGACTGGTGGTCACGCTCCAGGACGTGCAGCCGGAAACGCCCATCACCTTCGACTCGCTCGTCGGCAAGACAACTTTCAAGCTGTCGGCAATTCCGATGGGCAAGGGGATGGAAGCGCTCAACGGGAACCTGTTCATCGAGCGTGTTCCGTCGACGTCGCCCCTGGCCGAAGGAACGCAGGACGAAGACTACCCCGCGATCGCCACTGGGAAGAACGGCACCGCGTATCTGGTCTACCTGTCGTTCACCCGCGGCAAGGATTTTCAGGGTGTTCGCGAGCGACCGGCCACACTGGAAAGCGGGCCGAACACCGGGCCGCTGCAGGAAGGCCCCATCCGCAAGATCGAGAAGCCGCAGGACCTGGACTACCTGACCCAGCCGACGGGCGGTGAAGTGGTCTATCTGCGGGTGGGCCGCAACGGCACCTGGGGCGAACCGATCGCCGTCACCGACGGCAAACACGAATACTACCGACCGGCGGTGGCCGTCGACGGCAACGGGAAGGTGTGGGTGTTCTACTCGGCCCACCTGGGTGCCGATGCGACACTCGATCACGGCAACTGGGAACTGATGGCCCGCAGCTTCGACGCCGACGGCAAGAGCGGCGGCGCGCCGATCAACCTGAGTAACGGTGCCGGAACCGATTTCATGCCGTCGGCGGCGACAGCGGCCGACGGGAGGGTCTGGCTCGCGTGGGTCGCCGGACGGGGCGCGAACTTCAACGTCGTCACCGCGCATCAGGAGGGCGAGAAGTTCTCCGCTCCGGCGCGGGTGAGCGACTTCGCCGCCAACGAATGGGAACCCAACGTCGCTGCCGCGGCCGACGGCCGGGTTGCCGTTGCCTGGGACACCTATGTCAAGGGTGACTACGACGTCTACATATCGGTGACCGGCAAGGACGGGGCACCAGGCAAACCGCAGGCGGCCGCCGCCACGGCGGCATTCGAGGGGCGGGCGTCGATGGCGTTTGACCAGGCGGGCAAGCTCTGGCTGGCGTACGAGGCATCGCCGGAGATGTGGGGCAAGGACTTCGGCGCGCTCAAGAAGAAGGGAGCCCCGCTGTACCAGCAGGGGCGTTACGTCGATGTCCGCGCGATGACGCCCGAAGGGGTCTGGATGGAGCCCGCGGCAAACCTCATGGACGCGATGCCCGAAACCGCCGCCGCACAGCGCGGCGGCAAAGGCGCCAAGGGTGCGGCCGCCAAGGGGCCCAATCCCCGCGTGCAGACCGCGATCGCCCCCTGCTATCCGCGCATCTCGGTGGACAGCGCCGGCCACGTCTTCCTGGCATTCCGCGGCAAGCCGGGCAGCAACTGGCGCGTGGGCGTCGGCAGCGTATGGAATGAGTACCTCACGCGGCTCGACGCCAACGGCTGGAGCGAAGCCGCATGGGTGCCACGCTCGAACAACATCCTCGATAACCGCCCCGCGATCGCCGCCACCGGCGACGGGGTACTGGTCGCATTCTCGGGCGACGGCCGCGGCGAGATAAACCCTCCGAAGGTCGGCGATCCTCACCAGGCCGGTGCCGAAGCCGGCATCACCGACGACGGCGCGGCAGCGCTGAACGATCCGGCGTCGAATGACGATGTCGTTCTCGTCCAGGCTCCGCCGGCCGGCGGCGAAAAGCTCGAGCCCGCCAGGCCCAAGAAGAACGCCGGCAGGAAGAACGCCGGCGGACGTCGTGCTGGCCAGCAGGACCCCAACAACGACATCTTTATCACCACGCTGAGCGCGTCCGATTCGGCGGCTCCGCCGGCGCGCCCAAGGTCGTCGCCGCGAAGGTGGCCGAAGCGGCAGGCGTCAGCGCCGACACCACTGCCGAACGCAACGACGTCAGGATGA
- a CDS encoding HupE/UreJ family protein yields the protein MTDLPNPCNTQLSRLWASLAATLLLLAVARPAAAHPEGFSQGLVIVGASNVTVELTVHTRDLNDWFPPRSFPDYVKGVCEGFEKQAADLYEVQLNHAPAKLASAKAFQPEPGMIQVNLVYPYDGALEEVKLEFLKFRALPRGHQQYIIVTDDRGAAFGADPYRLLVDTIDADRPMSVKDIPPSRWPATRPATTPATTAAATMPADPGPPPEMENRVNFFLDGIGHILFGYDHLLFIAALLLACRNFREAATIVTFFTLAHSVTLTLSAMKLVNISGDIIEPAIAATILIVAVENLIHRPKLAWRCAITLFFGLIHGLGFAKDLREKLASDSFAEIVWPLVQFSAGVETGHLSLVAIALPLLLWAKRREPRFDRIAVPAMSIVISVFGGFWLVTRIWETMHPAG from the coding sequence ATGACGGACCTGCCGAACCCGTGCAACACGCAACTGTCGCGCCTCTGGGCATCGCTTGCGGCGACCCTTCTGCTGTTGGCGGTTGCCCGCCCCGCCGCCGCACACCCGGAGGGGTTCAGCCAGGGGCTGGTCATCGTCGGCGCATCCAACGTGACGGTCGAGCTGACGGTTCACACCCGCGATCTCAACGACTGGTTCCCCCCGCGATCGTTCCCCGACTATGTCAAAGGCGTCTGCGAAGGGTTCGAGAAACAAGCCGCCGACCTGTACGAAGTACAGCTCAACCACGCGCCGGCAAAGTTGGCATCGGCAAAGGCGTTTCAGCCAGAGCCGGGGATGATCCAGGTCAACCTTGTCTATCCTTACGACGGTGCGTTGGAAGAGGTGAAGCTGGAGTTCCTGAAGTTCCGGGCGCTGCCGCGCGGGCATCAGCAGTACATCATCGTCACCGACGACCGGGGGGCGGCATTCGGGGCTGATCCCTACAGGCTGCTGGTCGATACGATCGACGCCGACCGCCCCATGTCGGTGAAGGACATTCCCCCGTCGCGCTGGCCCGCGACCCGCCCGGCTACAACGCCCGCCACCACCGCCGCCGCCACGATGCCGGCCGATCCCGGCCCGCCGCCGGAGATGGAGAACCGCGTTAACTTCTTCCTCGACGGTATCGGGCACATTCTCTTCGGCTACGACCACCTGCTGTTCATCGCCGCCCTGCTGCTGGCCTGTCGCAATTTCCGCGAGGCGGCGACCATCGTGACGTTCTTCACCCTCGCCCACTCGGTCACCCTCACACTGTCGGCGATGAAGCTGGTGAACATCAGCGGCGACATCATCGAGCCCGCGATCGCGGCCACGATCCTGATCGTCGCCGTCGAGAACCTTATCCACCGGCCCAAACTCGCCTGGCGGTGCGCGATCACCCTGTTCTTCGGGTTGATTCACGGCTTGGGTTTCGCGAAGGACCTTCGCGAGAAGCTCGCCAGCGACTCGTTCGCCGAGATCGTCTGGCCGCTGGTTCAGTTTTCGGCAGGCGTGGAAACCGGGCACCTGAGCCTGGTTGCCATCGCGCTGCCGCTACTGCTCTGGGCCAAGCGCCGCGAGCCACGGTTCGACCGAATCGCCGTCCCGGCGATGTCGATCGTCATCTCCGTTTTCGGCGGATTCTGGCTCGTCACCCGCATCTGGGAAACGATGCACCCGGCGGGGTGA
- a CDS encoding NIPSNAP family protein has protein sequence MDGTSLTRRNLLAAAMAAGVGAVLASPAITRANAVANPEPAKDTMKPEYYELRSYHLRRGPMQKRLDDYLRDAFIPAAAKAVGGPIGVFGVSIGMNNPTTHVLIPHASLESFAALGGKLSTDADYAKSAEPFLAATPTEPGYESLDIKLMQAFPHMPRLELPAATAKKEPRIFELRTYRSHGERAGAKKVEMFDTAGEIAIFRRCGLTPVFFASDLTGPGLPSLTYMLTFPDLATREKSWNTFRVDPEWKKLSSTPGFTDPEIVVGIDNQVLSPTAYSQV, from the coding sequence ATGGATGGAACTTCACTCACCCGCCGCAACCTGCTGGCGGCCGCCATGGCGGCCGGTGTGGGTGCGGTACTGGCGTCACCGGCGATCACCCGCGCCAATGCAGTTGCAAATCCCGAACCTGCTAAAGACACCATGAAGCCGGAATACTACGAACTGCGCAGCTATCACCTCCGCCGTGGCCCGATGCAGAAGCGGCTCGACGACTACCTCCGCGACGCGTTCATTCCCGCCGCCGCCAAGGCAGTCGGCGGGCCGATCGGTGTGTTCGGCGTGTCGATCGGCATGAACAACCCGACCACGCACGTATTGATCCCGCACGCTTCGCTCGAGTCGTTCGCGGCGCTGGGCGGCAAGCTCTCCACCGACGCCGACTACGCCAAATCCGCCGAGCCATTCCTCGCCGCCACGCCCACCGAACCGGGCTACGAATCGCTCGACATCAAGCTGATGCAGGCCTTCCCGCACATGCCCAGGCTCGAACTGCCGGCGGCGACGGCGAAGAAGGAGCCGCGGATATTCGAACTCCGCACCTACCGCAGCCATGGCGAGCGGGCCGGTGCGAAGAAGGTGGAGATGTTCGACACCGCCGGCGAGATCGCGATCTTCCGCCGCTGCGGCCTGACGCCGGTCTTCTTCGCGAGCGACCTCACCGGCCCGGGCCTGCCGAGCCTGACGTACATGCTGACCTTCCCCGACTTGGCGACGCGCGAAAAAAGCTGGAACACGTTCCGCGTCGATCCGGAGTGGAAGAAGCTCAGCTCAACCCCCGGCTTCACCGACCCCGAGATCGTCGTGGGGATCGACAACCAGGTGCTGTCGCCGACGGCGTATTCGCAGGTCTAA